A single window of Candidatus Flexicrinis affinis DNA harbors:
- a CDS encoding cysteine hydrolase, translating into MNVDTLIERSRPFLSWVVDWQESLKPASLRDLVSQAGPDAVGIVSVDVIKGFCSVGPLASPRVDGIIAPIAALLRDAWALGVRNIALTQDAHPVDAVEFASYAPHCIRGTVEAETVDAFRALPFFDSIPVFEKNSINSAFATGFQAWLDTRAHVKTWIAVGDCTDLCTYQLAMHLRLSANQHQRAGVRVIVPVNAVDTYNLPVDTAQQIGAVPHDGDLLHIVFLYSMMLNGVEVVSEVVA; encoded by the coding sequence ATGAATGTCGACACCCTAATCGAACGCAGCAGGCCTTTCTTGTCGTGGGTCGTGGATTGGCAGGAGTCACTCAAGCCGGCGTCGCTGCGCGATCTTGTTTCACAAGCAGGTCCAGACGCGGTTGGCATCGTCAGCGTCGATGTCATTAAAGGCTTCTGCTCGGTCGGCCCGTTGGCCTCACCGCGCGTAGATGGCATCATCGCACCGATTGCCGCTTTGCTCCGCGATGCGTGGGCGCTCGGCGTGCGCAACATCGCCCTCACACAGGACGCGCACCCGGTAGACGCCGTCGAGTTTGCCAGCTATGCGCCGCACTGCATCCGCGGTACGGTGGAGGCCGAGACGGTGGATGCGTTTCGCGCGCTTCCCTTCTTCGACTCGATTCCGGTGTTCGAAAAGAACAGCATCAACAGCGCATTCGCGACCGGCTTTCAGGCGTGGCTCGACACCCGCGCACACGTCAAGACGTGGATTGCCGTCGGCGACTGCACGGATTTGTGCACTTACCAGCTCGCCATGCACTTGCGCCTATCAGCCAATCAACACCAGCGGGCCGGCGTCCGGGTGATCGTACCCGTGAACGCCGTGGATACGTACAATCTGCCTGTCGACACTGCCCAGCAGATCGGCGCAGTGCCGCATGACGGTGACCTGCTCCACATCGTGTTTCTGTATTCGATGATGCTGAACGGCGTCGAGGTCGTAAGCGAGGTAGTGGCCTGA
- a CDS encoding thioredoxin domain-containing protein produces the protein MADAAKSKTAATPKAAPARSNQQTFLIAIIGAVALIAIVLVLVSSRGGRASFDEAYFSDIPYERLADGGYVIGNPEARVTIVEFFDWYCPACQQYKPTMDQFISDYVKTGQARYEMRTLPTAGTNANPNTNQVANLLECIEEQRPGTYAYASEVAYELVLSGTSGANFSQGIAERTGTDFAQLLRCSQDASQAEADLRLARSLGVSSTPTVLYRVDGGSPQPVSDRGITGIAAIVETFQ, from the coding sequence ATGGCTGACGCAGCCAAAAGCAAGACCGCCGCGACCCCGAAGGCCGCCCCCGCACGCAGTAACCAGCAGACGTTTTTGATCGCCATTATCGGCGCGGTTGCGCTGATCGCCATTGTGTTGGTGCTCGTGTCGTCTCGCGGCGGTCGCGCATCGTTCGACGAGGCGTACTTCTCTGACATCCCGTACGAGCGCCTTGCGGATGGTGGCTACGTCATCGGCAATCCGGAGGCCCGTGTCACCATCGTCGAGTTCTTTGACTGGTACTGCCCGGCTTGCCAGCAGTACAAGCCCACGATGGATCAGTTTATCTCCGACTACGTGAAGACTGGCCAAGCGCGTTACGAAATGCGCACGCTGCCAACGGCCGGCACCAACGCGAACCCCAATACGAACCAAGTCGCCAATCTGCTCGAGTGCATTGAAGAACAGCGGCCCGGCACATACGCTTATGCCAGTGAAGTGGCATACGAACTGGTCTTGTCCGGCACCTCGGGCGCGAATTTCTCTCAGGGAATCGCTGAACGCACCGGTACCGACTTCGCACAACTTCTACGCTGCTCGCAGGACGCTTCGCAAGCGGAGGCAGATCTGCGGCTCGCGCGGTCGCTCGGCGTAAGCAGCACGCCCACCGTGCTCTATCGAGTCGACGGCGGTTCGCCGCAGCCCGTCAGCGACCGCGGCATCACAGGGATCGCAGCCATCGTCGAAACGTTCCAATAG
- a CDS encoding MmcQ/YjbR family DNA-binding protein, with translation MSVLSIDDLREMCDALPYVTSDFPFDADTLVFRLHGKIFALMSVDPRSTPPRITLKCEPVLADMLRSTYDAVTPGYHMNKRHWNTVVVDGTIPPPEIEDMIEHAYQQVFKSLPKSVRESLIRKF, from the coding sequence ATGAGCGTGCTTTCGATTGACGACCTGCGCGAAATGTGCGACGCGTTGCCGTATGTCACGTCCGACTTCCCGTTCGATGCCGATACACTGGTGTTTCGCTTGCACGGCAAGATCTTCGCGCTGATGTCGGTCGACCCACGCAGCACGCCACCGCGCATCACACTGAAGTGCGAACCTGTACTCGCCGACATGCTGCGTTCGACGTACGACGCAGTAACACCCGGCTACCACATGAACAAACGTCATTGGAATACGGTGGTCGTGGACGGGACGATACCACCGCCGGAAATCGAGGACATGATCGAACACGCTTATCAGCAGGTGTTCAAGTCGCTGCCGAAGTCCGTACGTGAGTCGTTGATCAGAAAGTTCTGA
- a CDS encoding ADP-ribosylglycohydrolase family protein → MSRQHAEAILFGLAIGDALGYPVEFLDLPAIKAKYGPSGITELPAPARFTDDTQMTLALAEGLLDAGLDASIDRIMEAVGERFVVWNHRQSDPEYRRAPGTTCMNGMSNYERSRDWRTSGINGSKGCGSVMRVAPVGYLYQFDPARMIEVAEASGIITHAHPAAIAATNAGAYAIKLALEGVSPDDIVAQVQHLPSAQNDEFLDVLRRIGHVLGWTNAVDALYHIGTGWTGDEAIAMALYCVVQRPESYVETIRLGANLKTGDSDSIACIAGGIQAARLGLDSIPADWREQIEDAAYMQDLAERMAAERQRVYGS, encoded by the coding sequence ATGAGTCGACAACATGCAGAAGCGATCCTCTTCGGACTGGCAATCGGCGACGCGCTCGGCTATCCCGTCGAGTTCTTGGACCTGCCTGCCATCAAAGCGAAGTATGGTCCTAGCGGAATCACCGAACTGCCAGCTCCAGCCCGGTTTACCGACGATACTCAGATGACATTAGCCCTTGCCGAAGGGCTCCTAGATGCCGGATTAGATGCCTCGATCGATCGGATCATGGAGGCGGTCGGCGAGCGGTTCGTCGTGTGGAACCACCGGCAGAGCGACCCCGAATACCGGCGCGCACCCGGCACCACATGCATGAACGGCATGAGCAACTATGAGCGCTCCCGCGACTGGCGCACAAGCGGGATTAACGGGTCGAAGGGGTGCGGTTCGGTGATGCGGGTCGCGCCGGTCGGATATCTCTATCAATTCGACCCGGCGCGGATGATCGAAGTCGCTGAAGCCAGCGGCATCATCACACACGCGCATCCCGCAGCGATCGCGGCGACCAATGCGGGCGCGTATGCGATCAAACTCGCGCTTGAGGGGGTATCGCCTGACGACATCGTGGCGCAAGTGCAGCACCTCCCCTCAGCGCAGAATGACGAATTCCTCGACGTGCTGCGCCGCATCGGTCATGTGTTGGGTTGGACGAACGCGGTCGACGCACTGTACCACATCGGCACGGGCTGGACAGGTGACGAGGCCATCGCGATGGCACTGTACTGCGTCGTACAGCGTCCCGAGTCGTACGTCGAGACGATCAGGCTCGGCGCCAACCTCAAGACAGGCGACAGCGACAGCATCGCTTGCATCGCCGGCGGGATTCAGGCAGCGCGGCTCGGCCTCGACTCGATCCCAGCCGACTGGCGCGAACAGATCGAGGACGCCGCGTACATGCAAGACCTCGCCGAACGCATGGCCGCCGAACGCCAGCGCGTTTACGGGAGCTAA
- a CDS encoding S41 family peptidase: MSAHGILSHPWARRAGTVVVAVAIFAAGVAFGNGGMVGAQVTPNTRPPIEVEEDFAAFWETYNLINKIYLEPVERQMLVDGAINGMVEALGDEFSGYVEPELNAFDSDLSGSISGIGAVIERDEELGRVRIVNVYPGTPAERAGVLEGDVFLEVDGIDVRSFNADRLAARVRGPEGSTVNLVMERDGEEIEFAIQRARITIPNIETDVIGDNIAYVKLFQFTSEARRQFDQAISELDLDTRSGLIIDLRGNPGGLLSSAVSMASALIDDGVVLYEQFGDGTEQIFEADGTSLGIDIPIVVLVDERSASASELVVRAWTDYDLVTVVGTQTFGKGVVQSQRDLVNGGGLRLTVARWLSPNRESIHGEGLVPDVVVEWDEELRRENPDDDPQLDAALKLFE, translated from the coding sequence ATGTCGGCACACGGCATATTGAGTCATCCGTGGGCGCGCCGCGCCGGTACGGTCGTGGTCGCAGTGGCGATTTTCGCCGCGGGCGTCGCGTTCGGTAACGGAGGGATGGTCGGCGCTCAGGTCACGCCGAATACGCGCCCGCCCATCGAGGTTGAAGAGGACTTCGCGGCTTTCTGGGAGACCTATAACCTCATCAACAAGATCTACCTTGAGCCGGTCGAACGGCAAATGCTCGTCGACGGTGCGATCAACGGCATGGTCGAAGCATTGGGCGACGAGTTCAGCGGGTACGTCGAGCCTGAATTGAACGCGTTCGACTCCGATCTCAGCGGATCGATCAGCGGCATTGGCGCGGTGATCGAGCGCGACGAGGAATTGGGGCGTGTCCGCATCGTCAACGTATACCCCGGCACCCCGGCTGAACGCGCCGGTGTACTGGAGGGTGACGTTTTCCTCGAGGTAGATGGTATCGATGTCCGCAGCTTCAACGCCGACCGATTGGCGGCGCGCGTGCGCGGCCCTGAGGGATCGACGGTCAATCTTGTTATGGAGCGTGACGGCGAAGAGATCGAGTTCGCCATCCAGCGCGCTCGCATCACCATTCCTAACATCGAAACGGACGTCATCGGCGACAATATCGCCTACGTCAAGTTGTTCCAGTTCACAAGCGAGGCGCGGCGCCAGTTCGATCAGGCGATCTCGGAACTCGATTTGGACACGCGTAGCGGCCTAATCATCGACCTGCGCGGTAATCCCGGCGGTCTGTTGAGCAGTGCGGTCAGCATGGCAAGCGCGCTGATCGACGACGGCGTGGTCCTCTACGAACAGTTTGGTGACGGCACCGAGCAGATCTTCGAAGCGGACGGAACGTCGCTCGGGATTGACATTCCCATTGTCGTCCTCGTCGACGAGCGCAGCGCCTCGGCGTCTGAACTGGTCGTGCGCGCGTGGACCGACTATGACCTCGTCACGGTGGTCGGCACACAGACGTTCGGCAAGGGCGTCGTGCAGAGCCAGCGCGACCTCGTCAACGGCGGCGGCTTGCGTCTGACGGTCGCACGGTGGCTGTCGCCCAACCGCGAGTCGATCCACGGCGAAGGGCTGGTACCCGACGTCGTCGTCGAATGGGACGAAGAACTTCGCCGCGAGAACCCGGACGACGATCCGCAGTTGGACGCCGCGCTCAAGCTGTTCGAGTAG
- the secG gene encoding preprotein translocase subunit SecG produces the protein MAVALQIATIILSILLVVLILLQVRGEGLGSLLGGIEMGGMGRTRRGIEKSVFQLTIGLAAAFLVICIFSAVVTRQL, from the coding sequence ATGGCGGTAGCACTGCAAATCGCAACGATTATTCTCAGCATCCTGCTGGTCGTATTGATCCTGCTTCAGGTGCGCGGCGAGGGGCTTGGCAGCCTGCTCGGCGGCATCGAAATGGGTGGCATGGGCCGTACGCGTCGCGGCATCGAAAAGTCCGTCTTCCAGCTCACGATCGGGCTGGCCGCCGCGTTCCTTGTCATCTGCATCTTCTCGGCGGTCGTGACCCGGCAGCTCTAG
- a CDS encoding peptide ABC transporter substrate-binding protein — MLSGRRWQLILLLAAAAVFAVAVVSRVNRPAPPPTATPRASDTPSAAAVPTDEGTPLPIPDPTSIPTPAILALASSDGVPTYREGLVGQVQRLNPLFATLNPVDADITALIFEGLTTINAFGEPVPALAENWIVSSNGLEYVFTLRNDIVWHDGTPFDAADVAFTMSLLRHRDFPGDRALRDFWRTVETQQLNDRQIRFRLTQPLGAFPYALRIGILPEHVFVGMPIEALVSHPFNFTPIGTGPYQLEALRGTSGQIEQVDLRVAPNYALRQGADIPTIDRFSFRLYVTFDEALAGLDAGEIDGLATRSRQERVPLQDRAVSGSVVLRNAIEPTLGAVIFNWQRETTRFFTEERVRRALLLGTDRRRLVERTALFQQAVFAEGPLVPGGWAFDPSLSTPYDMTQAQFLLSEARLDQFVPEEAEGETPTPDGPLGFVLLVAQDPVLEPVAEQIAAQWTALGFAVDVQVLPVDELQERLDAGLFDAALVELTQLGTADPDVYDFWHDAEYPDGKNYGGVSDRVISELLERARREPNALNRKNLYFDFQREFLARAVAVPLYYPLYSYATSTRVENVQLGYLGKASDRFVSIADWHLAN, encoded by the coding sequence ATGCTTAGCGGCCGTCGCTGGCAGCTGATACTCCTGCTCGCCGCCGCGGCCGTTTTTGCTGTCGCGGTCGTAAGCCGAGTCAATCGACCCGCACCGCCACCGACGGCGACACCGCGCGCAAGCGACACGCCATCTGCCGCTGCTGTGCCGACCGACGAGGGCACGCCGCTTCCGATCCCCGATCCGACCAGTATCCCGACACCGGCCATCTTGGCGCTCGCCTCGTCCGACGGCGTGCCGACCTACCGCGAAGGCTTGGTCGGGCAGGTACAGCGGTTGAATCCGTTGTTTGCGACGCTGAACCCGGTCGACGCCGACATCACAGCCCTCATCTTCGAAGGCTTGACGACCATCAACGCTTTTGGCGAGCCGGTGCCGGCCCTTGCGGAGAATTGGATCGTTTCGTCGAACGGCCTCGAATACGTCTTCACGCTGCGAAACGACATCGTGTGGCACGACGGCACGCCGTTTGACGCGGCAGACGTGGCCTTTACGATGTCACTGCTGCGCCACCGCGACTTTCCCGGCGACCGCGCCCTGCGCGACTTCTGGCGCACGGTCGAGACGCAGCAGCTGAACGACCGGCAGATTCGTTTTCGGCTGACTCAGCCGCTGGGTGCCTTTCCATACGCACTTCGTATTGGCATTCTGCCGGAGCACGTATTTGTTGGCATGCCGATCGAGGCGCTCGTGTCGCATCCGTTCAATTTCACGCCCATCGGTACTGGGCCGTATCAGCTTGAAGCACTGCGCGGCACGAGCGGCCAGATCGAGCAGGTCGACCTGCGGGTTGCGCCTAATTATGCGCTGCGGCAAGGCGCCGACATCCCGACCATCGACCGGTTCTCGTTCCGGCTTTATGTCACGTTCGACGAAGCACTGGCCGGCCTCGACGCAGGCGAGATCGACGGCTTGGCGACACGTTCGCGTCAGGAGCGTGTACCGCTGCAAGATCGCGCCGTCAGCGGGTCGGTGGTGCTGCGCAACGCGATCGAGCCGACGTTGGGCGCTGTGATCTTCAACTGGCAGCGCGAGACCACCCGTTTCTTCACCGAGGAACGCGTGCGGCGTGCGTTGCTGCTTGGCACGGACCGGCGGCGGCTTGTAGAGCGCACGGCGCTGTTCCAGCAAGCCGTGTTTGCCGAAGGACCGTTGGTTCCCGGTGGGTGGGCGTTCGATCCGTCCCTGTCGACGCCGTATGACATGACGCAGGCGCAGTTCTTGCTCAGCGAAGCCCGCCTCGATCAATTCGTGCCGGAAGAGGCCGAAGGCGAAACTCCCACGCCGGACGGCCCGCTGGGGTTCGTCCTGCTGGTCGCACAAGACCCGGTGTTGGAACCTGTTGCGGAGCAGATCGCCGCGCAGTGGACGGCGCTCGGGTTCGCCGTGGACGTGCAGGTGCTGCCTGTTGACGAACTACAAGAGCGGCTGGACGCCGGGTTGTTCGACGCCGCGTTGGTCGAGTTGACACAGCTCGGGACGGCGGACCCGGACGTATATGACTTCTGGCACGATGCCGAGTACCCCGATGGCAAGAATTACGGCGGTGTCAGCGACCGGGTCATCAGCGAACTGCTCGAGCGCGCACGGCGTGAGCCAAACGCGCTAAACCGGAAGAACCTGTATTTCGATTTCCAGCGCGAGTTCCTCGCCCGCGCGGTGGCCGTACCCTTGTATTACCCTTTGTACAGCTACGCGACGAGCACCCGGGTCGAGAACGTGCAGCTCGGGTACCTCGGAAAAGCGTCCGACCGATTTGTCAGTATTGCCGACTGGCATCTGGCGAATTGA